Proteins from a genomic interval of Zingiber officinale cultivar Zhangliang chromosome 2A, Zo_v1.1, whole genome shotgun sequence:
- the LOC122039604 gene encoding probable carboxylesterase 17: MRRRRMGAVPQQLIGDRRINTNVQMSKDAGHGAVLEEIEGLIKVYKDGYVERLPAVPHVPCTWACEPGVTSEDVALAGSSTDLWARLHMPVHRHQRFPLLVYFHGGGFCVGSPAWRCYHEFLARLTSHAACSVLSINYRLAPEHRLPAALEDGLAALRWVRQQAAGVRFDFGRVFLAGDSAGAAIAYHVAAAVGAEAAAALRPACLKGVILIQPFFGGVERTWSEKNLAQAADRSALSLAASDCYWRMALPPGANQDHPWCNPLAKGAPPLEGMRLPPLLVCVSELDILRDRNLAFCKALRNAGKGVEHKTYSGVGHAFQILHNYHMSRVRTNEMLIHIKAFITNIR; the protein is encoded by the coding sequence atgaggaggagaaggatgggCGCCGTTCCCCAGCAGCTGATCGGAGACCGAAGGATCAATACTAACGTCCAAATGAGCAAGGACGCCGGCCATGGCGCTGTCCTGGAGGAGATCGAGGGGCTCATCAAGGTCTACAAGGACGGCTACGTCGAACGCCTCCCTGCTGTGCCCCATGTCCCATGCACTTGGGCCTGCGAGCCCGGCGTGACGAGCGAGGACGTCGCCCTCGCCGGTTCTTCCACCGACCTCTGGGCCCGCCTCCACATGCCTGTCCACCGCCATCAGAGGTTCCCTCTTCTCGTTTACTTCCACGGCGGCGGCTTCTGCGTCGGCTCCCCCGCCTGGCGCTGCTACCACGAGTTCCTTGCCCGCCTGACCTCTCACGCAGCCTGCTCGGTGCTCTCCATTAATTACCGCCTCGCGCCCGAGCACCGCCTCCCTGCGGCCTTGGAGGACGGCCTCGCAGCACTGCGCTGGGTGAGGCAGCAAGCGGCCGGCGTCCGCTTCGACTTCGGCCGCGTGTTCCTTGCCGGGGACAGCGCCGGCGCAGCCATCGCATACCACGTGGCGGCAGCCGTGGGGGCGGAGGCAGCGGCGGCGCTACGGCCGGCTTGCCTCAAGGGCGTGATCCTGATTCAGCCTTTCTTCGGCGGTGTGGAACGGACTTGGTCGGAGAAGAACCTAGCGCAGGCGGCGGATAGGTCAGCGCTGAGCCTTGCGGCATCGGACTGCTACTGGCGGATGGCGCTACCTCCGGGAGCGAACCAGGACCACCCATGGTGCAACCCGCTGGCGAAGGGCGCACCCCCGTTGGAGGGCATGCGCCTGCCGCCTCTGCTGGTCTGCGTCTCCGAGTTGGACATACTGAGGGATAGGAACTTGGCGTTCTGCAAGGCCTTGCGGAACGCCGGCAAAGGCGTGGAGCATAAGACCTACTCCGGCGTTGGCCACGCTTTCCAGATCCTCCATAATTACCACATGTCTCGAGTCCGGACGAACGAGATGTTAATCCACATCAAAGCCTTCATTACCAacattagataa